The DNA sequence GCGCCGTAGTCGGAGACGACGACGTGCGGCGTGAAGCCGAGGATGCGGTCGCGCAGATCCTCCTCGAAGCCGGTCATCACCGCCAGGACGACGTTCAGCGTCATCACCCCGACCGCGACGCCGCCGGTGCTGATGGCGGTGATCAGCGACAGGAAGCCCTCGCTGCGTTTGGCGCGCAGGTAGCGCAGGCCGATGAAGAAGGGGTACCGCATGCGGCGCCGGACGGCGCGATCAGCGGCGCTCGGGCCGCATGTGCGGGAAGAGGATCACGTCGCGGATCGACGCCGAGTCGGTGAGCAGCATCACCAGCCGGTCGATGCCGATCCCCTCCCCCGCCGCCGGCGGCATGCCGTGCTCGATGGCGCGCAGGAAGTCCTCGTCCATCTCATGCGCCTCCTCGTCGCCGGCGGCCTTCTGCGCCAGTTGCGATTCCAGGCGGCCGCGCTGGTCATCGGGATCGTTGAGCTCGGAGAAGGCGTTCGCCATCTCCTGGCCGGCGATGAACAGCTCGAAGCGGTCGACGAACGCCGGCGCGCGCTCGTTGCGCCGCGCCAGCGGCGAGACGGCGACCGGGTACTCGAAGACGAAGGTCGGCTGGATGAGCTCCGGCTCGGCGAGGTATTCGAAGAGGTCGAGCAGCAGGTAGCCGGGCGCCGACGCGGCGCCGTACTGCTGCTCGTAGCTCTTGCGGAACGGGCCGCCGATCGCGTCGGCGGCGGCGCGCAGCGCGTCGCGGTCGAGCGCCCGCACCGCGTCGAGCGGCAGCGCGCAGCGCTCGGCGACGAATTCGGGGATGGCGACGCGGCGGTAGGGGGGCGTGAGGTCGATGTCGTGCCCCAGGTACGGCACGCGGCGGGTGCCGGCGACGGCGTCGGCGAGGGCGCTGAAGAGCTCCTCGGTCAGTGCCATCAGGTCCTCGTACGTCGCGTACGCCTGGTAGAACTCGAGCAGGGTGAATTCCGGATTGTGGCGGGTGGAGACGCCCTCGTTGCGGAACACGCGGTTGAGCTCGAAGACGCGGTCGAAGCCGCCGACCAGCAGGCGCTTGAGATAGAGCTCCGGCGCGATGCGCAGGTAGAGGTCCATGGCGAGCGCGTTGTGATGGGTGACGAAGGGCTTCGCCGCCGCGCCGCCGGGGATCGGCTGCATCATCGGCGTCTCCACCTCGATGTAGCCGCGCCCGGTGAAGAAGCCGCGCAGGAACTGGATGATCTGCGTGCGGCGGCGGAAGGTCGCGCGCGCCTCCTCGTTGGCGATCAGATCGACGTAGCGTTGGCGGTAGCGCGCCTCGACGTCGGTGAGCCCGTGCCACTTCTCGGGCAGCGGCCGGAGCGCCTTCGACAGGACGCGGAAGGTCTGCGCCGCGAGCGTCAGCTCGCCGGTCTTGGTGCGGAACGGCGTCCCGACGACCCCGACGACGTCGCCGACGTCGGCGAGCTTGAACACCGCGAAGGCGTCGTCGCCGAGCGCGTCGCGCTTCACGTGCACCTGCAGCCGGCCGTCGCGGTCGAGCAGGTGGAGGAAGGATGCCTTGCCGAAGTCGCGCTTGGCGACGATGCGGCCGGCGATGGCGATCCGCTCGGTGACCCCGGCCAGCGCCTCGGCGTCGTGCTCGC is a window from the bacterium genome containing:
- the lysS gene encoding lysine--tRNA ligase; amino-acid sequence: MESDALDQIAARRSKLDALRAAGVNPYPNDFAPSHTTAEVARRYGEHDAEALAGVTERIAIAGRIVAKRDFGKASFLHLLDRDGRLQVHVKRDALGDDAFAVFKLADVGDVVGVVGTPFRTKTGELTLAAQTFRVLSKALRPLPEKWHGLTDVEARYRQRYVDLIANEEARATFRRRTQIIQFLRGFFTGRGYIEVETPMMQPIPGGAAAKPFVTHHNALAMDLYLRIAPELYLKRLLVGGFDRVFELNRVFRNEGVSTRHNPEFTLLEFYQAYATYEDLMALTEELFSALADAVAGTRRVPYLGHDIDLTPPYRRVAIPEFVAERCALPLDAVRALDRDALRAAADAIGGPFRKSYEQQYGAASAPGYLLLDLFEYLAEPELIQPTFVFEYPVAVSPLARRNERAPAFVDRFELFIAGQEMANAFSELNDPDDQRGRLESQLAQKAAGDEEAHEMDEDFLRAIEHGMPPAAGEGIGIDRLVMLLTDSASIRDVILFPHMRPERR